Proteins encoded in a region of the Brevefilum fermentans genome:
- a CDS encoding glycoside hydrolase family 99-like domain-containing protein encodes MLIINGACDTIIKKYVLNLKDQGRDMVLKDIYYYFLIKRSGMFDKNYYLLKNPDVRNADIDPLWHFVKFGWREGRNPSEFFNGNEYLDLYYDVRAANINPLIHYIKFGASENRLPKKLQSDHERSSKIFLEDISIEKRRHQLFKIVPYFLDPFFDVTKQATIDSSANIAVHLHVFNNTKLNEMLQLLNNFPCNIDLFVSSSIDLRQEEIRVYINNKVKSVNTVFFSTKILFQNDLVPLFTCFGQHLLGYDYVCHIHNQYPPSESTTTSNFQQNLFEIIGSKQTISQIIELLQKDAKFVYPSPNEFQHDYLNNGWADYFKISKILLYNLLNKSIEDYPENEFPQDSIFWARTSSLQGFFHINEEEYITYQHEFSQDEFDNALKRLLLIPSLDHTGRNYRIQSTISFEKSPYYECQRDYSENTSKSNVKVLTYYLPQFYPIPENDMWHGEGFTEWHKVKSANPLFYGHYQQRAPHEEIGYYTLADVETLKKQTSLMKKCGVYGQVFYHYWFDGKLILEKPAQLLLKDKSIDMPFCFCWANENWTRKWDGNEDDVILKQNYSAQDAKEFIDYLLPFFKDDRYIKIDDRPVIYIYRPSLFPDFSIYKNCWKAVCEANQIPEPFIIAVMTRGVSTPAAYGMDAGIERVLHDWAEGQIHPINHLLHKYWPVHRNVLNYEEVAEYYANKKRDTDYLYFRSLVPSWDNTPRYGSEAHIVHNSDPEQFQNWLNALIYDAEERLPEKCQLVVINAWNEWAESAYLEPDQRFGYAYLNSIGRALSGIEFNHREYLEQTIPKHINLSINFAENLINRLQFDKKARRKLMMCLRKSTIFGLCNVSINQDQVIKWLAEESGLNITDQMTPNENEPDYTLHINNLCYFPSDTIENLLRMSLRYDVGTVSPTHVNDEAFIHEDLLPRWAAFRNSPYLFLSKKENDNSKKCCVDAQIFISDYSDLQEIEHKVTTIVRFSEKDRLGLLRKALYSLVAQVGCIVQPLIALNNVPEEILVELKNLLNEIPWDEGCYPIIRIYNSDKQEDLRSKMLNDSLRHVDTQFAAFLDYDDTLFHDAYQWLIRRLIKTKKKASFGSIYHLIYRLVEERMTQRQILGYGRSYQSFLEDNNTPIHGFMLNLENIDRERIKYYDNMKYMEDYYLTLQIFDLKNTDWESKESDKFIGDYVHFVDKHQTLGILNTQIREKLLTDPEYQKCQDRIDELKNAIMKNVLQSNKTTWFTQ; translated from the coding sequence TTGTTGATCATCAATGGTGCCTGCGATACAATAATTAAAAAATATGTGTTAAACCTTAAAGATCAAGGCAGGGATATGGTACTAAAAGATATCTATTATTATTTTCTCATCAAACGCAGCGGCATGTTTGATAAAAACTACTACCTGCTTAAAAACCCGGATGTGCGCAATGCAGACATTGATCCTTTATGGCATTTTGTGAAATTTGGTTGGCGAGAGGGAAGGAATCCTTCAGAGTTCTTTAATGGAAACGAGTATTTGGATTTATATTATGATGTCAGGGCTGCTAACATTAACCCGTTGATACATTACATCAAATTTGGAGCATCAGAAAATCGGCTTCCAAAGAAATTACAATCAGACCATGAACGATCTTCAAAAATTTTTTTAGAGGATATTTCCATCGAAAAAAGAAGGCATCAATTATTTAAAATTGTCCCATATTTCCTTGATCCTTTTTTTGATGTAACAAAACAAGCCACCATTGATTCTTCAGCGAACATCGCCGTTCATCTCCATGTGTTTAACAACACTAAACTGAATGAAATGCTTCAGTTGTTAAATAACTTTCCCTGCAACATTGATTTATTTGTATCCTCTTCGATTGACCTGAGACAAGAGGAAATTAGGGTTTATATTAACAATAAGGTTAAAAGCGTCAATACTGTATTCTTTTCAACAAAAATATTGTTTCAAAACGATCTCGTACCTTTGTTTACCTGTTTTGGTCAACATCTCTTAGGTTACGATTATGTTTGCCATATTCATAATCAATACCCACCTTCAGAAAGTACAACAACATCGAACTTTCAACAGAATTTATTTGAAATCATCGGCTCAAAACAAACCATATCACAAATTATCGAGCTTTTACAAAAAGATGCAAAATTTGTTTATCCCAGTCCAAATGAATTTCAACATGATTATCTTAACAATGGCTGGGCTGACTATTTCAAAATTTCAAAAATCCTCCTATACAACCTTCTGAACAAAAGCATTGAAGACTATCCTGAAAATGAATTTCCTCAGGATTCAATTTTTTGGGCTAGGACAAGCTCATTACAGGGGTTCTTCCACATAAATGAAGAAGAATATATAACATATCAACATGAGTTTTCTCAAGATGAATTCGATAATGCTCTGAAAAGATTATTGTTAATTCCATCATTGGACCATACCGGAAGAAATTATCGAATTCAATCAACAATCTCATTTGAAAAAAGCCCTTATTATGAATGCCAAAGGGATTATTCAGAGAATACCAGCAAGTCAAATGTGAAAGTATTAACATACTATTTACCGCAGTTCTACCCAATTCCGGAAAACGACATGTGGCACGGAGAAGGATTCACCGAATGGCATAAGGTAAAAAGCGCAAATCCACTCTTTTATGGTCACTATCAACAACGCGCCCCACACGAGGAAATTGGGTATTACACGCTAGCTGACGTGGAGACATTGAAGAAACAAACGTCTCTCATGAAGAAGTGTGGCGTCTATGGGCAGGTTTTTTATCACTATTGGTTTGATGGAAAACTCATACTGGAAAAACCGGCACAATTGCTATTAAAAGACAAATCTATCGATATGCCTTTTTGCTTTTGTTGGGCAAATGAAAACTGGACACGTAAATGGGATGGCAATGAAGATGATGTGATCTTAAAACAAAATTATTCAGCCCAGGACGCAAAAGAATTCATTGATTACTTGCTCCCATTTTTTAAAGACGACCGTTATATCAAAATTGATGATAGGCCAGTAATTTATATTTATCGCCCTTCATTATTCCCTGATTTCTCTATTTATAAGAATTGCTGGAAGGCAGTTTGCGAGGCTAACCAAATACCTGAGCCTTTTATTATTGCTGTCATGACCAGGGGGGTATCAACTCCTGCTGCCTATGGAATGGATGCGGGAATAGAGCGAGTGCTGCATGATTGGGCTGAAGGGCAAATCCATCCCATCAATCACTTGTTGCACAAGTATTGGCCAGTACATAGAAACGTCTTAAATTATGAGGAAGTCGCTGAATATTATGCAAATAAGAAGCGCGACACTGATTATCTTTACTTTAGATCACTTGTTCCATCATGGGATAATACACCAAGATATGGTTCTGAAGCGCATATCGTTCACAATTCAGATCCTGAACAATTTCAGAACTGGTTGAATGCATTAATATATGATGCTGAGGAAAGACTTCCCGAAAAGTGTCAGCTTGTTGTGATCAATGCTTGGAATGAATGGGCTGAAAGTGCATATCTCGAACCGGATCAACGCTTTGGATACGCTTATCTCAACTCAATCGGGCGAGCACTTTCTGGTATTGAATTCAATCATAGAGAATATTTGGAACAAACAATACCAAAACATATCAATCTATCCATCAATTTTGCTGAAAATTTAATTAATCGCTTGCAATTTGATAAAAAAGCACGTCGTAAACTGATGATGTGCCTTAGAAAATCAACAATTTTTGGCTTATGCAACGTATCAATCAATCAAGACCAGGTAATTAAATGGCTGGCAGAAGAGTCAGGCTTGAATATTACCGACCAAATGACTCCAAATGAAAACGAGCCCGATTATACGCTGCATATCAATAACTTATGCTACTTCCCATCAGATACGATCGAAAACTTGTTGAGGATGTCATTAAGATATGACGTTGGAACAGTGTCACCCACGCATGTTAACGATGAAGCGTTTATCCACGAGGATTTATTGCCCCGGTGGGCTGCGTTTAGAAATAGTCCATATTTATTTTTAAGCAAGAAAGAGAATGATAATTCAAAGAAATGCTGTGTGGATGCACAGATTTTTATTTCAGATTATTCGGATTTACAAGAAATTGAACACAAGGTAACAACTATCGTACGGTTTAGCGAAAAAGATCGCTTGGGTTTGTTGCGTAAAGCCCTCTATTCTTTAGTTGCTCAAGTTGGTTGTATTGTTCAACCCCTTATTGCCTTAAATAATGTTCCAGAGGAAATCCTTGTCGAATTGAAAAACCTTCTTAATGAAATACCCTGGGACGAGGGCTGTTACCCGATTATAAGAATTTATAATTCTGATAAGCAAGAGGATTTACGTTCAAAAATGCTGAATGATTCGTTACGTCATGTTGATACGCAATTTGCCGCCTTTCTTGATTACGATGACACACTTTTTCATGATGCGTACCAATGGCTGATCCGACGATTGATTAAAACAAAGAAAAAAGCCAGCTTTGGATCAATTTATCATCTAATATATCGTCTGGTCGAAGAGAGAATGACCCAAAGACAAATTCTAGGTTATGGAAGATCGTACCAGTCCTTTCTTGAAGACAATAACACGCCTATTCATGGTTTTATGTTAAATTTAGAAAATATTGATCGTGAACGTATTAAATATTATGACAATATGAAGTATATGGAAGATTATTATTTAACATTGCAAATTTTTGACCTAAAGAATACAGATTGGGAATCTAAAGAGAGTGACAAATTCATTGGGGATTATGTCCACTTTGTAGATAAACATCAGACATTAGGGATTTTAAATACGCAAATTAGAGAGAAATTGTTAACTGACCCAGAATATCAAAAATGCCAGGACCGAATAGATGAGTTGAAAAATGCAATTATGAAAAACGTTTTGCAGTCAAACAAAACCACCTGGTTTACGCAATGA